Proteins encoded within one genomic window of Setaria italica strain Yugu1 chromosome IV, Setaria_italica_v2.0, whole genome shotgun sequence:
- the LOC101769335 gene encoding vesicle-associated membrane protein 711: protein MAILYALVARGTVVLAEHSAAATNAGAVARQVLERLPDGGADSHVSYTQDRYVFHAKRTDGITALCMADDAAGRRIPFAFLEDIHGRFVKAYGRAALTALAYAMNDEFSRVLSQQMDYYSNDPNADRINRMRGEINQVRSVMIDNIDKVLERGDRLELLVDKTANMQGNTVRFKRQARRFRNTVWWRNVKLTAALILLLLVIIYVVLVFVCHGFTLPTCIR from the exons ATGGCGATCCTGTACGCGCTCGTGGCGCGCGGCAcggtggtgctggcggagcaCAGCGCCGCGGCCACCAACGCGGGCGCCGTCGCGCGCCAGGTCCTCGAGCGCCtccccgacggcggcgccgacagCCACGTCTCCTACACGCAGGACCGCTACGTCTTCCACGCCAAGCGCACCGACGGCATCACCGCGCTATGCAtggccgacgacgccgccgggA GACGGATTCCCTTTGCATTTTTGGAAGATATTCACGGAAGATTTGTAAAGGCATATGGCCGTGCTGCACTGACAGCTCTTGCTTATGCAATGAATGATGAATTCTCAAGGGTCCTTAGCCAACAAATGGACTACTATTCAAATGACCCTAATGCCGATAGAATAAATCGCATGCGAGGTGAAATCAATCAG GTCCGTAGTGTTATGATTGATAACATCGACAAGGTCCTTGAAAGAGGTGATCGTTTGGAGCTGCTGGTTGACAAGACCGCAAATATGCAAGGAAATACCGTACGGTTCAAAAGACAAGCTCGGCGCTTCagaaacactgtttggtggagAAACGTCAAACTCAC GGCTGCGTTGATACTTCTCCTTCTGGTAATCATATATGTCGTTCTTGTCTTCGTGTGCCATGGTTTCACCTTACCAACTTGTATACGGTAG